In Paenibacillus xylanilyticus, the genomic window AAGAGAGCCGTGCTGTAACACGACTCTCCGCGCAATAGCCGCTTTTAAGGGCGGTGGGCTTAACAAGAGGATATACGTCAAGTAGACCGCAACCTTTGCTCGGGGGGCGGTCTACTTGTGTTTATTGGACAGCAGCGCTACAATCAGCGAACCGAAGGTAAGCATCAGCATAATCGCTTCAAACACTGTCACAAGGCATCACCTCCCTTCCGGGAGATTAGCCGACCGCCCATATCAGCCTTTCTATTACTATCCGATTATACCATAATCTTCATTTCTCTCGATGGGCATTCAAAGTAAACAGGTAGTAAAAGATAATTGGTTTTGCTATAGCTTTTAGCTATAACTAGTTATCTTCTTTTGGTTATTCTTCTAACTCCTTTCCGCGTGCTATGATAGCCCTATACAACGAGGGGGGTTATTTACATGACTGATAAGTTCCAGATCGTAGGAAGTTTGTTGCGGCCCGAAGAGCTGCTGACATATAAAACTCAAATTGAGCATCGTGATGATATACAGTACCCATTCTATGAAAACTTTGAAGGATATGCCGAGTGCGAGACTGCAGCGGTGAAAGAGGTCGTACAAAAGGAAATCGAGCATAACCTGTCGGTGGTTACGGACGGCGAGTTCTCCAAGTCGATGTGGCATCTGGACTTTGTCTGGGGCTTTGACGGAATCGAACGCTATATTGCGGACCACGGTTACTTTTTCCGGGATGTGGATGGAACATCCAAATATGAAACTCGCAAAGATATCGGATTGCGCATTACAGGTGAACTGAGCGGTAAGAACCATCACTTCATTCAACTGTTCAAACAGCTGCAGGATACGGCAGGCGATCAGCAAACAAAACTTTGCGTACCGTCACCTTCCCATATCTTCGGTGAGCTGTCCTGGTCGGATAACATCGGCGGTACGGATGCTGTATATCAGAACAAACAGGAGCTCAAAGCGGGTCTTGAGAAGGCCTATAAAGAATTCGTAGCGGAATTCGCTGCGGCTGGCGGCAAAATTCTGCAATTCGACGACTGCCTCTGGGAGCTGTTTGCAGACGATAACCCGAACTCTCCATTTACCGGCGAGCACATTGATCAAGAGGAAGTAAAGGGTCTCGCTGCTGAATTTATTGAGATTAACAATAACGTAATTGACTTCGGTCACAGCCTGGGATTGAAAATGTGGACACATAACTGCCGCGGTAACTACGATTCCCGCAATATGGGTGGTGGGTCTTATGCGAAGATCGCCAACCTGTTCCTGAAACAGTTGAAATATGACCGTTTCTTCCTGGAATGGGATGATGACCGTGCAGGTTCGATCGAAGCGCTGGAAGTGTTCAAGGACAGACCGGAAACGGAAATTGTTCTCGGCCTGCTGTCTTCCAAAACAAGTACACTCGATGATGAAGCACGCGTCATCCGTTTGCTTGACGAAGCATCCAAAATCATTGATAAGGATCGTCTGCTGCTCTCCCATCAATGTGGGTTCGCCTCCTGCGATGGCGGTAATGAGCTGAGCGAAGCTCAGCAATGGGCGAAGATCGACCAAGGTCAACGCATTGCCAAGCAGTACTGGAATAACTAATTTAATAGAAGCACTATTTTAGATAAAAGGGATGACTCCAAGGGCCGTTTACGGACCACGTGAGTCATCCCTTTTTTGTGTGCAGCCTGCTGCCTCGGTCAAACACACAAACCAAGACGAAGTACATTGAATGTGGTTTTTGTCCAACTGCCGTAATATTTCAATCTAGGCTAAGAGGATAGACTCCGTACGCTAACATTGTCTGAGATGTGGAATTAAACAGGAAAATCCGATGCTAATCAAGAAGTTATATTATTCCAGGATTACCCTGTGGAGTATGGTTGTGGAGATGGTTGGATCGCTTATAAGTGTTCATTAGCGTTTATTAGAAGCATGAGGGGAGAGAAAATGATGACAGATAAACATGATCTGATAAATAGAGAACAATTGCTTACAGCGCTGGACTCGCTGGGGTATTCGGACAGAATGAAGCGGATGGCACTTCTGGGACGCCAACATGCAGGAGATACGAAATATTCCGCGCTGCTTGTATCCTTGCTCGAAAGCGGCACCGCCTATGAGGCTCATCTGGCCTTGACGGGTGCGGGTGTAGTGAATGATGCCCGTGCAGTTATACTTGCTCTGCAGCATCCGAAGGCAGGAGTTAGGGGCCGGGCGGCTCGGCTGTTGCCAGAAGTGGTGACGGACCCGGACTTTTCGATTGAAACCGAAATCGCCCTGATGTCATATCACTGCCGCCGTCAATTGCTGAGGAGCATCTTGAATACACATCGTCAGGATTGGGCGGAGCGTCTGCTGCCAATCGTGCTTAACCGCTGGGGAGCACAAGAAGCGGCCTTGCTACTGGCTGTGTGCAGCGAAGATACGGTAGGCAGTAGGCTGCCAGAGCTGGGTTATGCGTTACAGAATTGGCGGCTCCTAACGAAGTACCACCCCGATCTGGTGGCAGCGTACTTCAAGAATGCTTTGCAGCATGCAACGCACCGGGAGAAGACCCATGTATGGTGGGCGCTCTCTTCCGCAATTGAAATATTGAGTTTTTCAAGACCGGCGATCGTGCTGGAATGTGCGCTTACGCTTGGGCCGACGGATACGATTCATCCTGTACTCAAGCAGCAGCTGGGGATTCTGATTCAGGCCAGCGCAGAGGATGTATTCGAACTGCTGACACGTGAGGAGACAAGGGAATATCTTCTGAATCATGGCGTACCGGCAGGTGTTTTGAAAAAAAGAAAATGGTTCACCACAGCCCAGTGGACCACACTGGGTGCATTACTCGCAGATCAGCCAGTGCACCTGGCCAGGGTGCTGGATGCCCTTGCGCCTTCACATCGCGAAGCGATCTTTGATGCGGCTTATCCGGAAGAAGAGCGGAAGACGCGTAATTTCCCCACGCCGCTGCTGGATGTACTGCCACACCAGCTGCGTGACAAGGAAGCTGCCCGCATGCTGGAACTGCGTGACATTCGTGATGATCGGGACGCCATGCTCGAAACGACGGCACGCCTTACCATCGATCATGCACGGGAGAAGCTGGAACAAGCCGTTCAGGTGTCTAATAGCGATGAGCGTGCAGCAGCCTATGCACACCTCGTTCGAAGCACAGCACTTTCCCGGCGTGGTATGGATGAGACGCTTCGTTTCCTGACCCGAATCAAGAACGATCAGGATCCGGTACGCTTCATGGTGATGGCTCAGCTCTCCAACTGTCCTGCTCCCATGTTCAAGGAAGAGCATATTGACGATCTGACGGTGCTGGTGGATAGCGTGATTGAAGCAAGAGACACGTCTTATGGGACAAGGTCCGCAGTGGAGAGACTGGCTTTTGCCATACTGCGTGAACATGCACTAGAGCCGAAGGGCGCCCTGTTCAAGTTTGCTCTGAGAACGTTCGGAAGATTGACAATGCGTGACGGACAGTTTGCATTGTACTCGATGGATTGGGATAGCATACCGAGTTCTGCACTGGAAGCGTTATTCGATGAGGTCTATGCCTTTGGTGTGGAAGCGAACAAGCGTGAAAACACGAGTGTGATTCTGCGCATGGCAGATTTGTTCGGAAAAGCCGTGGATCGGTTGCCGAAGCTCCAGCTTCTGCTGAAAGAACTGCTGCAGGCCAAAACGGTATCCCCACAGGCAGTTCATTATTGGCTGGCACCCTATAAAACCCGGGATGCAAGGGTTAGAGAATTGCTGGATAGAGATCCATCCTTCATCTCATTCCATGACGTATTCATGCATCTGCATCTGAAGCGTCAGGAGTGGCTGGACCCGTTCATCTCGGGGGCAATCATCAAAGGCAAGCATTTATCGGGAAAAACCATTCATGTTGTGCCTGCGCATAACGGGTTTCATCGGTGGCTGCCGCGTCAGCAAAAGGCATTCGCTTCCCTGCTGGAACGGGTTGCACTCGACGCCAAACGAAGCTTCCATGAACGTGCATCCGCGATGCGCAGCTTGGCCAGCTTGCCTGATTATTGCTCTGATCAACTGGAAGTATTACTGCATGACGAGGAAGTGCATGTTGTGGAGGCAGCGCTGTATGCATACTCGTTATGGGAAGAGCCCGAGAAGGCACTGCCTGTATTGCTAAACAACCTGGATGGAGACCGGGCCAGGGTTGCCATGTACTCAATCCCCAGATGCATGCGCAGGGTCAGTCCGGTGATGCTGACGTCCATGCTGTCCGACCTGCTCCATCGGGAGAAATTAAAGATCACGGTCAGAAAAGAAGCCATCCGGCTCCTTGGAGCTTATAAAAGTGAAGAGAGCATGGGCCTTCTCATCCGTGAATACGAGAAACCGAATGTGCACAAGGACGTGATGATCGCCATAGGCCATGCGGCTAGACAATGGCTGGATGATGAACGCAGCTGGGCCATGCTGAGTGCCATGGCTGCTTCCCCGCAGCGTGATATCGCCAGAAGCCTGCTTAACCAGTATTCTGGCGGCATTCCCGTAGAAGCCCGGCCAAGATATTTGCAGTTGATTATTGAGATCGCCGGACATGCCGATCCGGTTGTGGCGAGAGAGGCTTTCCGGGCGATGAGCCTGTGGGTGAATGGAAGTGAAGAGAAGGTGGCAGCTTCGGCCAGCAAAACGCTTCTGGATCTGGAGGACAATGCCAGGTGGAAGGCAGCAATGGATACGCTAATTTCTGCTTGTCGTGAAGGAAAGGTGAATGACCAGGTCATTAACGTTTGCACACAATTGGCGGGCACGGAGACAAGAGCCGAATGGAATGCCAGCTCGGAGAGAGACCTTCCAGAACGGCAGCGACTGGTCGCGTTGATAGACAAGCTAATCTCATTGCCTCCACAAGCGAAGCGGGGACTCGTTCCTTTATATACAGGCATAATTGCTGCTCTTCAATCCCAAGAAACCCTGAAATCAGCCGTAATTAAGTTACATTTGGCATTTGTGGAATGGAACGAGAAGGATCAGGCAGCCCTGCAATTGGACCCTGTGATTCAAATGGTGGACAAGCATCCGTATCTATCCGAGGTAGCCTACAGGCAGATCAATCGTGCAGCAAATGCCAGTGAGGCGTATTGGAAACCGGAGGCGATTCTGGATCTGGTAGACCAACTGAGAGGCCAGCAGCGAATTGCGGCCCAGTATCTTGGGCTTTCTCTGCTGAGGATTGCGGGAACCGCACTACTGTGGAATCAGGCTTGTACCGAACGCTTGCGAGCATACCGGAATCATGAGCATGAGGCCATTCGTATGTCTGCATTGGATATTTGGACGGTTCTCGAATAGAAAAGACGTTTGAATTGGGTGTTTACATGGATAGATTGTCGTTATGAATATTCTACATGAATTCATTTTATTTTATCCGGGAGGGGAGCCGAGACGTGCTGCATATAAGTAACTTCAAACTCTCTTCTGTCATTTCCAGCAATCCGAATATCTATCCGGATCATGTGTTCAGACACATGGCAGGGGAGGTTCTGCTGTTTGACCGAATCACGGTACTTTACGGTAGTAATGGCTCCGGCAAATCCACCTTGCTGAATCTGATCGCGAACATTTTGGGATTGGCGGGTGCTGAGCGAATGTCCACTTATGGACACAGCATCTATGTTCAGCGGTTTATCGAGGAAAGCAGCTACCAACTCGGGCTGGATGAACAGGAGCGTCCCGTATATAAGCTGCCCGAGGGGAGCCGGTACATCAAGTCAGAGGATCTGCTATATGAAATCAAGAAAATACAGCAGAAAAGCGTGCTTCGCGAAGGGCTGCTTCATGAGCAATTTGTACAGGGAAAGAGCAAGGCCGAGGTCGAAGAGCTGGAACAGTCGTATGCTTTTGAGAAAAAGATGGATATCATTCGATTCTCGCAGGAGAAGTATTCGAACGGGGAAAGCTCGATGCAGTTCTTTGAGGAGCATTTGCTCCCCGGTCAGCTGTATTTATTGGATGAACCGGAAACGTCATTGTCTCCCGCGAATCAAATCAAGCTGGCTGAACAGATGAACGATCTGGCGCGTTACTTCGATAGTCAATTCATTATTGCCACGCACTCTCCTTTTGTTCTGGGCACGCTTCATGCGAAGATCTACAATCTTGATGCCAGCATGCTGCAGACGACAGAGTGGTATGAACTGGACAATGTACGATTCTTTTACGAATTTTTTCATAAGCATCAACGGCTGTTTGAATGAATAGGTTTAACATTCTAGTAAGAGGTATCCTGATGTCAGGGTACCTCTTTTTGTTATACATTTTATCAGGTTAAGGGCAAATGGAACTCTTATGCACTCTTTTGCAATCTACTAATTCATTCCAGCCCGAATCTGCGAATATATTGTCCTGCTTGAATCTCGGCCGTATAACATTGAAATAAAAAGCTGAAATAGCAATTAATTGCATTGATTTTTATGCAGATAATTGTATAATCTACTTAATTAACGTTAATTAGAATGGAGAAAAGGGGATGACCATGACCACCAGAACGAAGCTGAAGGAAGCCGCGCTGAGATTATTTGGGCAGAAGGGCTACGATGGGACGGCATTATCGGAAATCGCGAAGGAGGTCGGCGTCAAAACTCCGGCAATCTACGCCTTTTTTGAGAGCAAGGAAGATCTGTTCATGACGGTCTTCGAAGAATCGATGAGCGCCTACAACGAATATATTCAAGCGATGGCGGAAACCAGCAAAGGAATGAATACGGAGAAAAAACTGCATGCGCTGCTGCTTCGCCAATACGATTATCACCGAAACAAAACAGAGCTTGCCGTGTTTGCCTTCCGGTATTTGATTTTCCCGCCGGATTTCCTATTGGAAAGAATGCAGGAGGCATTCGGGCGTTTCGATACATTGCTGAGCAGCATTATCGGCGAGATCATGCAGGAAGGTCTGGATCGTGGCGATTTGGCTGCCGTTCCGATAGAGACGCTGGTGGATTCGTTCCTCACCTTGATGGACGGGCTGGGCATGCAATATTACTACTATAAATCGCCGGAGCTGTTCGAACGGAAACTGAAACATGCCTTTGAGATGTTCTGGAGATCCGTCGCAGCTTAGGCAATCAACTAGATTGTACAGAAAGCAGAGGGTGGAACATGAGCAACGATACGAAAATTGAAGATTACGAACGGGAACCCGTACCTCAGCATTTACGAAAATCATGGCTGTCGATGGCGCTTGTCTGGATTGCGATCGGGATCGACCTGTCCGCCATGTTTCTGGGGGCGCAGCTCGGCGCAGGCATGAGCATTGGTGACTCGCTTACAGCGGTCATCGTTGGTTCAATCATTTTGGGTATTATCGGGGCGGTGTGCGCCTATGTTGGGGCAAAAACAGGACTGTCGACAGCCATGATCAGCCGGTTTCTGTTCGGAAACAAAGGGGCTCTCATCGTCTCCGTCATTCTCGGTATTTCATCGCTGGGCTGGTTCGGTGTACAGGTTGGCTTCTTCGCTACCAACTTCCAAACGGCGCTTAGCGAGCTGTGGGGTTGGCACTGGTCACTATGGGTACTGTCGATCATTGGCGGACTGCTCATGATGTCCACGGCAATCTGGGGCTACCGGGCGATTGAAAAACTTAGCGTCTGGTCGGTACCCCTACTGGTTGTGTTTATTATTGTCGCGCTGGTCATGGCGCTGAACGGCGAAGGTGGCAGCACGGTCTGGGCACCTTTTGAAGGTGAAGCCCTGCCGATGGGAACGGCAATATCACTGGTCATCGGAATCTTTATCCTGGGGACAGCACTGTCTCCTGACATTGCACGCTGGGCCAAGACACCCAAACATGCAATTACGGCTGCATTTGTCGGTTTCTTTGTCGGCAACAGCTTCATGACGATCATTGCCATTTTCTTGTCACGGGCGATGGATTCCGACGATCTGACGGGCATCTTCCTGACGCTCGGACTCGGCATTCCCGCCATTATCGTGCTGACACTGGCACAATGGACGACCAATACGAACAATTTGTATTCCGCAGGACTGGGTTTCTCCGTTGTATTCAGACGGGTGCCGAAATCCGTCATTACCATCATTGCAGGCTTGATTGCAACAGCACTCGCTTGCTTCGGCATTTATGACCGTTTCACAACGTTCCTGACATATATTACGATGCTTGTTGCCCCGCTGGGCGGTATATACACGGCAGAGTATTTGCTGGTGAACAAAAAAAGATTCTCGTTTGAAGGGCTGGACAGCAACCGGAGCTGGATTCCTCGCTCCATCGTGGTATGGGTCCTTGCCACATTCTTCGGATTCATGACAACGATGGCTCCGGATGGGCTGGGTTGGTTCCAGGTGACGCAGGTTCCGGCGCTGGACAGCTTCTTGATGGCATTTATCGTACAAGCCATCATAGGCAAATGGGTAGTAAAGAAGGGATGAAAGCATGAACAAGGCAGCAAGATTAACTACACTGGATGAACAGGCTATTGAATATATTGCAATTGGCGCAGCGGTGCTGGGCACAGGCGGTGGGGGCGACCCACATGTCGGTAAACTGATTGCCATGGAGGCCATCCGCAAGCATGGCCCGGTCCGAATTGTGCAGCTTGAAGAACTGGATGATGAAGGACTTGTCGTACCGGTATCGATGATTGGTGCACCTACGGTGATGCTGGAGAAAATCCCTTCGGCAGAACAGCTGACCAAGCCGCTGGATCTGATGGAAAGAGAACTTGGCCGCAAAGTGGATGCCGTCATGCCGATCGAGG contains:
- a CDS encoding TetR/AcrR family transcriptional regulator, which gives rise to MTMTTRTKLKEAALRLFGQKGYDGTALSEIAKEVGVKTPAIYAFFESKEDLFMTVFEESMSAYNEYIQAMAETSKGMNTEKKLHALLLRQYDYHRNKTELAVFAFRYLIFPPDFLLERMQEAFGRFDTLLSSIIGEIMQEGLDRGDLAAVPIETLVDSFLTLMDGLGMQYYYYKSPELFERKLKHAFEMFWRSVAA
- a CDS encoding cobalamin-independent methionine synthase II family protein, which gives rise to MTDKFQIVGSLLRPEELLTYKTQIEHRDDIQYPFYENFEGYAECETAAVKEVVQKEIEHNLSVVTDGEFSKSMWHLDFVWGFDGIERYIADHGYFFRDVDGTSKYETRKDIGLRITGELSGKNHHFIQLFKQLQDTAGDQQTKLCVPSPSHIFGELSWSDNIGGTDAVYQNKQELKAGLEKAYKEFVAEFAAAGGKILQFDDCLWELFADDNPNSPFTGEHIDQEEVKGLAAEFIEINNNVIDFGHSLGLKMWTHNCRGNYDSRNMGGGSYAKIANLFLKQLKYDRFFLEWDDDRAGSIEALEVFKDRPETEIVLGLLSSKTSTLDDEARVIRLLDEASKIIDKDRLLLSHQCGFASCDGGNELSEAQQWAKIDQGQRIAKQYWNN
- a CDS encoding putative holin-like toxin; amino-acid sequence: MTVFEAIMLMLTFGSLIVALLSNKHK
- a CDS encoding AAA family ATPase codes for the protein MLHISNFKLSSVISSNPNIYPDHVFRHMAGEVLLFDRITVLYGSNGSGKSTLLNLIANILGLAGAERMSTYGHSIYVQRFIEESSYQLGLDEQERPVYKLPEGSRYIKSEDLLYEIKKIQQKSVLREGLLHEQFVQGKSKAEVEELEQSYAFEKKMDIIRFSQEKYSNGESSMQFFEEHLLPGQLYLLDEPETSLSPANQIKLAEQMNDLARYFDSQFIIATHSPFVLGTLHAKIYNLDASMLQTTEWYELDNVRFFYEFFHKHQRLFE
- a CDS encoding cytosine permease encodes the protein MSNDTKIEDYEREPVPQHLRKSWLSMALVWIAIGIDLSAMFLGAQLGAGMSIGDSLTAVIVGSIILGIIGAVCAYVGAKTGLSTAMISRFLFGNKGALIVSVILGISSLGWFGVQVGFFATNFQTALSELWGWHWSLWVLSIIGGLLMMSTAIWGYRAIEKLSVWSVPLLVVFIIVALVMALNGEGGSTVWAPFEGEALPMGTAISLVIGIFILGTALSPDIARWAKTPKHAITAAFVGFFVGNSFMTIIAIFLSRAMDSDDLTGIFLTLGLGIPAIIVLTLAQWTTNTNNLYSAGLGFSVVFRRVPKSVITIIAGLIATALACFGIYDRFTTFLTYITMLVAPLGGIYTAEYLLVNKKRFSFEGLDSNRSWIPRSIVVWVLATFFGFMTTMAPDGLGWFQVTQVPALDSFLMAFIVQAIIGKWVVKKG
- a CDS encoding HEAT repeat domain-containing protein, with amino-acid sequence MMTDKHDLINREQLLTALDSLGYSDRMKRMALLGRQHAGDTKYSALLVSLLESGTAYEAHLALTGAGVVNDARAVILALQHPKAGVRGRAARLLPEVVTDPDFSIETEIALMSYHCRRQLLRSILNTHRQDWAERLLPIVLNRWGAQEAALLLAVCSEDTVGSRLPELGYALQNWRLLTKYHPDLVAAYFKNALQHATHREKTHVWWALSSAIEILSFSRPAIVLECALTLGPTDTIHPVLKQQLGILIQASAEDVFELLTREETREYLLNHGVPAGVLKKRKWFTTAQWTTLGALLADQPVHLARVLDALAPSHREAIFDAAYPEEERKTRNFPTPLLDVLPHQLRDKEAARMLELRDIRDDRDAMLETTARLTIDHAREKLEQAVQVSNSDERAAAYAHLVRSTALSRRGMDETLRFLTRIKNDQDPVRFMVMAQLSNCPAPMFKEEHIDDLTVLVDSVIEARDTSYGTRSAVERLAFAILREHALEPKGALFKFALRTFGRLTMRDGQFALYSMDWDSIPSSALEALFDEVYAFGVEANKRENTSVILRMADLFGKAVDRLPKLQLLLKELLQAKTVSPQAVHYWLAPYKTRDARVRELLDRDPSFISFHDVFMHLHLKRQEWLDPFISGAIIKGKHLSGKTIHVVPAHNGFHRWLPRQQKAFASLLERVALDAKRSFHERASAMRSLASLPDYCSDQLEVLLHDEEVHVVEAALYAYSLWEEPEKALPVLLNNLDGDRARVAMYSIPRCMRRVSPVMLTSMLSDLLHREKLKITVRKEAIRLLGAYKSEESMGLLIREYEKPNVHKDVMIAIGHAARQWLDDERSWAMLSAMAASPQRDIARSLLNQYSGGIPVEARPRYLQLIIEIAGHADPVVAREAFRAMSLWVNGSEEKVAASASKTLLDLEDNARWKAAMDTLISACREGKVNDQVINVCTQLAGTETRAEWNASSERDLPERQRLVALIDKLISLPPQAKRGLVPLYTGIIAALQSQETLKSAVIKLHLAFVEWNEKDQAALQLDPVIQMVDKHPYLSEVAYRQINRAANASEAYWKPEAILDLVDQLRGQQRIAAQYLGLSLLRIAGTALLWNQACTERLRAYRNHEHEAIRMSALDIWTVLE